From the Lathyrus oleraceus cultivar Zhongwan6 chromosome 4, CAAS_Psat_ZW6_1.0, whole genome shotgun sequence genome, one window contains:
- the LOC127073670 gene encoding G patch domain-containing protein TGH, whose product MDSDEEDFVFFGTTIEREEDSISRKKKATAESSGQLRTLPAWKQEVRDDEGRRRFHGAFTGGFSAGYYNSVGSKEGWAPQTFVSSRKSRAEFKEQSILNFLDDDEKADLEGQLLGTSSQFDTFGSTAAEVARKQAEKEQKQRPSIIPGPAPDELVIPATESVGVKLLMKMGWSRGRSIKDSHADVLYDARRQARKAFLAFSSDDTKVKVTESEPTKDDIENFPEQPVNNDAQSSKSTPVYVLNPKQDLYGLGFDPYKHAPEFREMKRSRLSSKAGSGHSNNFSKRDSLFGFKSGKAAPGFGIGALEELDAEDEDVYATGYEFEEAYVQEEVDEPSMLALENTKKKDQKDQGNLPGFRVASNSDYRMERFEAPLVPKDFVPRHSFSGPREINRQNYEVPPPDVPPPEDGNLKILIEGVANLVAKCGKLYEDLSREKNQSNPLFNFLSGGTGHDYYARKLWEAQQKCNGQTRGHLDGKLPPGVQRLTAESRGQILGERPLEKTSEDPSSSVSSIDIQLQYNLVDTFTKSASFSELLEFEKPFKDDPAKQERFEQFIKEKYKGGLRSASSSLAGNMSEAARAQERLSFEAAADAIEKQKQSRGSKISIPSSMDFITGGVMEFTSGAIESTKDKPSVDFKENKMYPKREEFQWRPSPLLCKRFDLVDPYMGKPAPAPRIRSKMDSLIFTSDSVNGTKVEEPVTAKRDISTLQQSANQDKNKSIVENETEEEVEVENIERPVDLYKAIFSDDSDDEGGDDTIMKVENQEKKAEVANTALSRLIAGDFLESLGKELGIEVPPDTPYPPQKSNKDASQKENVNEYAKHDIISGESNSVVSLKHGLPQDQYIAHAGGPSKGGTRYGNMLDNRIIKTKGTSISDSKSSKSHGEKCEGDRKVKSPLVNNQDYTSSSEEERSRKHSSKLNREKYDEYRKTKTPSTTRLDYRSSSLSEEDRSRKRSRHHRHRRRDAGSDSSSGDERDQRSSRSKGRRREKSFREKNTGSKKHSKHHKHRKHHSPNRSSHNSVDREDQHTRKEKRRRE is encoded by the exons ATGGATTCAGATGAAGAAGATTTTGTTTTCTTCGGAACAACAATAGAGCGCGAGGAAGATTCGATCAGCCGCAAAAAGAAAGCCACTGCCGAGTCCTCTGGTCAACTCCGAACACTTCCTGCTTGGAAGCAAGAG GTTAGAGATGATGAAGGGAGGAGAAGATTCCATGGCGCATTTACAGGAGGTTTTTCTGCTGGTTACTATAATTCAGTGGGCTCAAAGGAAG GGTGGGCACCCCAGACTTTTGTATCGTCTAGGAAGAGCAGAGCTGAATTCAAAGAGCAGAGCATATTGAATTTTCTAGATGATGACGAGAAAGCT GATTTGGAAGGTCAGCTTTTGGGAACATCTTCCCAGTTTGACACTTTTGGTTCCACAGCTGCTGAAGTTGCTCGCAAACAAGCTGAGAAGGAACAAAAACAAAG GCCATCCATAATTCCCGGTCCTGCTCCTGATGAATTAGTTATTCCAGCCACAGAGTCCGTAG GGGTGAAACTGCTGATGAAGATGGGATGGAGTCGAGGGCGTTCAATTAAAGATTCACATGCTGATGTCCTCTACG ATGCAAGAAGACAGGCTCGGAAAGCTTTCTTAGCATTTTCTTCAGATGATACAAAAGTGAAGGTTACCGAGTCTGAGCCTACCAAGGATGATATCGAAAACTTCCCCGAGCAGCCTGTGAATAATGATGCTCAGTCTTCTAAGAGCACACCG GTTTACGTACTCAACCCAAAGCAAGACCTGTATGGATTAGGTTTTGATCCTTATAAACACGCTCCTGAGTTTAGAG AGATGAAAAGGTCACGCCTATCCAGCAAAGCGGGATCGGGGCACAGCAACAACTTTTCCAAAAGAGACAGTCTTTTTGGTTTTAAGT CAGGAAAAGCTGCTCCTGGTTTTGGCATTGGTGCACTTGAGGAACTCGATGCCGAGGATGAGGATGTGTATGCCACTG GTTATGAATTTGAAGAGGCTTATGTTCAAGAAGAGGTTGATGAACCTTCAATGCTGGCCCTAGAAAATACAAAAAAGAAAGATCAGAAGGACCAGGGTAATCTGCCTGGTTTTAGAGTGGCATCCAATTCTGACTATAGAATGGAAAG ATTTGAAGCTCCTCTGGTTCCAAAGGATTTTGTGCCCCGCCATTCATTTTCTGGACCTCGTGAGATTAACCGCCAGAACTATGAGGTCCCTCCACCAGATGTTCCTCCTCCCGAGGATggaaatttaaaaatattaattgAGGGGGTTGCAAATCTAGTAGCTAAATGTGGTAAATTATATGAGGATCTATCTAGAGAAAAAAAccagtcaaacccattgtttaACTTCCTTTCTGGAGGGACTGGTCATGATTATTATGCAAGGAAACTGTGGGAGGCACAACAGAAATGCAATGGTCAAACTAGGGGGCATTTGGATGGAAAACTGCCTCCTGGTGTGCAAAGGCTGACAGCTGAGAGTAGAGGTCAGATCCTAGGGGAAAGACCTCTAGAGAAAACCTCAGAAGATCCATCCTCATCTGTTTCTTCTATAGATATTCAGCTCCAATACAATCTTGTCGATACATTTACCAAGTCTGCATCATTT AGTGAGTTATTAGAATTTGAAAAGCCTTTCAAGGATGATCCTGCAAAGCAAGAAAGATTTGAGCAGTTTATCAAGGAGAAGTATAAAGGTGGATTACGCTCTGCAAGTTCGAGTTTAGCTGGGAATATGTCGGAAGCAGCCCGTGCTCAAGAGAGGCTATCTTTTGAGGCTGCAGCTGATGCAATAGAAAAGCAAAAGCAGAGCAGGGGAAGCAAGATTTCCATTCCATCTTCCATGGATTTCATCACAGGTGGTGTAATGGAGTTTACATCTGGTGCAATAGAG TCAACGAAAGATAAGCCATCTGTAGATTTTAAGGAGAATAAAATGTACCCGAAGAGGGAAGAGTTTCAATGGCGTCCTTCACCTCTTCTCTGCAAACGCTTCGATCTTGTTGATCCTTATATGGGGAAG CCTGCACCTGCTCCACGGATTAGAAGTAAAATGGATTCGTTGATTTTTACATCAGATTCAGTGAATGGTACAAAGGTGGAAGAGCCTGTGACTGCAAAGAGAGACATCTCGACCTTGCAACAATCTGCTAATCAAGACAAAAACAAAAGTATAGTGGAAAATGAAACTGAAGAGGAAGTGGAAGTGGAAAATATTGAAAGGCCGGTTGACCTGTACAAG GCTATTTTCTCGGATGATTCAGATGATGAAGGGGGAGATGATACTATTATGAAAGTGGAGAATCAAGAAAAGAAAGCTGAAGTAGCTAACACAGCATTGAGCCGTTTGATTGCTGGTGACTTTCTGGAATCTTTGGGCAAGGAGCTAGGGATTGAGGTTCCTCCTGATACACCTTACCCTCCGCAAAAGTCAAACAAAGATGCTTCCCAGAAAGAAAATGTTAATGAATATGCAAAACATGACATCATAAGTGGTGAAAGCAACAGTGTGGTGTCACTGAAACATGGTTTGCCACAGGATCAGTACATTGCTCATGCAGGTGGACCCTCAAAAGGTGGCACCCGTTATGGAAATATGCTCGATAATCGTATCATTAAAACCAAGGGAACTAGTATCTCTGATAGTAAATCAAGTAAGTCTCATGGGGAGAAGTGTGAAGGTGATAGGAAGGTTAAATCACCTTTAGTCAACAACCAAGATTATACTAGCAGCTCAGAGGAGGAAAGGAGCAGAAAGCACTCAAGTAAGTTGAATAGGGAAAAATATGACGAGTACAGAAAAACTAAAACACCATCAACAACCCGCCTAGATTATAGAAGCAGTTCTTTATCCGAAGAGGACAGGAGTAGAAAACGATCCAGGCATCATCGACACAGGAGGCGTGATGCGGGAAGTGATTCATCCAGTGGTGATGAAAGAGATCAACGCAGTTCAAGGTCAAAAGGGAGAAGGAGGGAAAAGTCTTTTCGAGAAAAAAACACTGGAAGTAAGAAACACTCAAAACATCACAAGCACAGAAAGCATCATTCTCCAAATAGATCCTCTCATAATAGCGTGGATAGAGAAGATCAACATACCAGAAAAGAGAAAAGACGAAGGGAATGA
- the LOC127136183 gene encoding pentatricopeptide repeat-containing protein At5g21222 — protein sequence MEFVQSSCKTIEVQKKLHAKIKIVKTDSLPLIELGKMKSYILNSKSQRIRDGLLEVAVVLYHAEIVFKCSGLLMLLKLDVCPVFLLRHCNLWGCYLLPAADTCLLQLLNNRRFGIAEAGIGGVHRALLSELTGLQLSSIDEPQTSAYKVQSEIRTMKLLHHPNIVRIHEVIGTKTKIYIVMEYVSGVQLLYNMSYADKLNECEARKLFQHLVDVVDYCHNKGIFHHDLKPKNLLLDNQENLKVS from the exons ATGGAGTTTGTTCAGAGTTCATGCAAAACTATTGAAGTCCAAAAGAAGCTTCATGCAAAAATCAAGATTGTGAAAACTGATTCTCTTCCATTAATTGAACTAGGAAAAATGAAATCTTACATATTGAACTCCAAATCACAAAGAATTAGGGATGGTCTCTTGGAAGTTGCGGTTGTCTTGTATCATGCAGAGATAGTTTTCAAATGTAGTGGCTTATTGATGCTCTTGAAATTAGATGTGTGTCCAGTTTTCCTTCTACGACACTGCAATTTATGGGGTTGTTATTTGCTACCTGCTGCAGATACATGCCTTTTACAATTGTTGAACAACAGAAG ATTTGGGATCGCTGAAGCCGGCATAGGTGGTGTTCATAGAGCTTTGTTGTCTGAATTGACAGGTCTGCAACTTTCAAGCATCGATGAGCCTCAAACTAGCGCA TATAAGGTACAAAGTGAGATTAGAACAATGAAACTCCTACATCATCCTAATATTGTTAGAATTCATGAGGTTATTGGTACAAAGACAAAAATATACATTGTGATGGAATATGTATCAGGAGTTCAATTGTTATATAACATGTCTTACGCCGATAAGTTGAATGAATGTGAGGCAAGAAAATTGTTCCAGCATCTTGTTGATGTCGTCGATTACTGCCATAACAAGGGAATTTTCCATCACGATTTAAAGCCGAAAAACTTGCTCCTTGATAACCAGGAAAATCTCAAAGTGTCTTAG